A window of the Brassica napus cultivar Da-Ae chromosome C5, Da-Ae, whole genome shotgun sequence genome harbors these coding sequences:
- the LOC106452281 gene encoding broad specificity amino-acid racemase RacX: MSLQIFTIPSHGLAQVWFSKRISCKTRLSRVLATPPSSTLLHMDESNNNLPKSIKGFDSRGSLNSLHADSMLRQASTVGIIGGISTDSTLNFVRKLEDWSSKDGESSLPFVLCSDPKLNKELLLYEENSYPSLYHRVKRTPADQNQIVENLRNKRRSLERCGAKLILMPCHIAHTWYDEVCEGSSVPMLHMGDCIVKELEKAKMKPLEAGNPLRVGVMASSATLSAGFYQERLQNNGFEAVLPDKATMEHTVIPAIEAMKRDDMEGARNLLRIALQVLLVQAVNVVVLGSDEMRELLPGDDPLLKKCADPMDALARSAIKWAESL; encoded by the exons ATGTCTCTTCAGATATTCACAATCCCATCTCATGGTTTAGCTCAGGTATGGTTCTCTAAGAGGATATCATGCAAGACAAGACTGAGTCGTGTTCTCGCCACGCCACCGTCTTCAACCCTCTTGCATATGGACGAAAGCAACAACAATCTTCCCAAGTCCATAAAGGGTTTTGATTCAAGAGGCAGTTTGAACAGTCTCCATGCAGATTCTATGCTCAGGCAGGCCAGCACGGTGGGGATTATCGGAGGCATTTCAACTGATTCCACTCTCAACTTCGTTAGGAAACTCGAGGATTGGAGCTCAAAAGATGGTGAGAGCTCCTTACCCTTTGTGCTTTGCTCGGATCCTAAACTCAACAAGGAGCTACTCTTATACGAGGAGAACTCTTACCCTTCTCTCTACCATAGAGTAAAGCGCACTCCAGCGGATCAAAACCAGATTGTGGAGAATCTAAGGAACAAGAGGAGATCTCTTGAGAGGTGTGGAGCTAAACTAATCTTAATGCCTTGTCATATCGCGCATACATGGTACGATGAGGTTTGTGAAGGGAGTTCAGTTCCTATGCTTCACATGGGTGACTGCATTGTCAAAGAGCTTGAAAAGGCCAAGATGAAGCCTCTTGAAGCTGGGAACCCTCTGCGTGTAGGTGTGATGGCGTCAAGTGCCACGTTATCCGCAGGGTTCTACCAGGAGAGACTACAGAACAAT gGATTTGAGGCGGTGCTTCCAGACAAGGCGACAATGGAGCACACTGTGATCCCAGCTATAGAAGCAATGAAGAGAGATGACATGGAAGGAGCAAGGAACCTTTTGAGGATAGCATTGCAGGTGCTGTTGGTTCAGGCGGTGAATGTGGTGGTGCTAGGGTCAGATGAGATGAGGGAACTCTTGCCAGGGGATGATCCTCTGCTGAAGAAGTGTGCTGATCCAATGGATGCACTTGCAAGGTCCGCCATCAAATGGGCAGAGAGTCTATGA
- the LOC106452335 gene encoding uncharacterized protein LOC106452335: MLKERQVLPDSSNKNRVSPYPLRSCRSKKQKEAESPLEPENVSEWEDVRCVICMEPPHNAVLLQCSSFSKGCRAYMCDTSARHSNCFKQYRRNKKNASRCSNGKTLSCPYCRGEVHGTMKSTSARRFMNAKPRCCSMDKCEFSGTYSQLKTHLKAEHPGFTPPKMDPWEHLHMWEEVERAEFIEMINARQRWEAEQRLLAGHLYQLPHHHHHHMIDLNLDAFMHDVFIGVRGQASAPSYPAHMSQLEFHGAMYPRWTP, translated from the coding sequence ATGCTGAAGGAAAGACAGGTTTTGCCGGATTCAAGCAACAAGAACAGGGTGTCTCCCTACCCGCTTCGCTCCTGTCGGAGCAAGAAACAAAAGGAAGCCGAGTCACCTCTCGAGCCAGAGAACGTGAGTGAATGGGAGGATGTGAGGTGTGTGATCTGCATGGAGCCGCCGCACAATGCCGTCCTCTTGCAGTGCTCTTCCTTCTCCAAAGGCTGCCGCGCTTACATGTGTGACACAAGCGCGCGTCACTCCAACTGCTTCAAGCAGTACCGCAGGAACAAGAAGAACGCAAGCCGCTGCAGCAATGGCAAGACTCTGAGCTGTCCGTACTGCAGAGGAGAGGTTCACGGGACGATGAAGTCTACTAGCGCACGGAGGTTCATGAATGCGAAACCGAGGTGCTGTTCTATGGACAAGTGCGAGTTCTCTGGGACTTATTCTCAGCTGAAGACTCACTTGAAAGCTGAGCATCCGGGTTTCACACCTCCGAAGATGGACCCTTGGGAGCATCTCCACATGTGGGAGGAAGTGGAAAGAGCGGAGTTCATTGAGATGATCAACGCTCGTCAGAGATGGGAAGCGGAGCAGAGATTGTTGGCCGGACATCTCTACCAGCTTCcacaccatcatcatcatcacatgaTTGATCTCAACCTTGATGCTTTCATGCACGATGTTTTCATTGGTGTGAGGGGACAAGCAAGTGCCCCCAGTTACCCGGCTCACATGTCCCAGCTTGAGTTCCATGGAGCCATGTATCCTAGGTGGACTCCGTGA
- the LOC106452308 gene encoding WD repeat-containing protein 43 — protein MAKEKLKPLPTSDGGEIAEKKKHKKKKNRKRAEPDPDPDVPSTREPRDSGVDEDRDGGVVEDAHNEPTMGDKFESLHLLEGEKQSSKDSAPVDDKPPTAASVNVLLRQALHADDRSLLLDCLYNRDEQVIANSVAKLNSAEVLKLLNSLLPILQSRGAVLACAIPWIKCLLLTHSSGIMSQESSVLALNSMYQLIESRVSTLHTAVEVSSSLDLLVDDLDDEEEEDEGPLVYEDKDTDDEEGQGPDEAMETDEDADESEDEAADGVNEFEDFDDMSD, from the exons ATGGCCAAAGAGAAACTGAAGCCTCTTCCCACATCTGACGGAG GTGAAATCGCCGAGAAAAAGAagcataagaagaagaagaacaggaAGCGAGCTGAACCCGATCCCGATCCCGATGTGCCTTCGACAAGAGAGCCGCGTGATTCCG GTGTTGATGAAGATAGAGATGGAGGGGTAGTAGAGGATGCTCACAACGAGCCAACGATGGGTGATAAGTTTGAGAGTCTTCACTTATTAGAGGGAGAGAAGCAGAGTAGTAAGGATTCTGCTCCGGTTGATGATAAGCCTCCTACCGCAGCCTCTGTGAACGTTCTTCTGAGACAAGCATTGCATGCTGATGATCGGTCTCTTCTACTTGATTGCTTGTACAACCGAGATGAACAG GTGATTGCTAACTCCGTTGCTAAGTTGAATTCAGCAGAAGTACTCAAGCTTCTTAATTCCCTTCTACCAATACTACAATCTAG GGGTGCGGTTTTAGCTTGTGCGATTCCGTGGATAAAGTGTCTGTTACTTACTCATTCCAGTGGGATTATGTCTCAAGAGTCATCCGTGCTCGCTTTGAACTCCATGTATCAG CTCATTGAATCACGGGTTTCAACCCTTCACACTGCCGTTGAAGTTTCAAGCAGCTTAGACTTG CTTGTGGACGAtttggatgatgaagaagaagaagatgaaggtcCCCTTGTCTATGAGGACAAGGACACTGATGATGAAGAGGGACAAGGACCAGATGAAGCAATGGAAACAGATGAAGATGCAGACGAATCAGAGGATGAAGCAGCTGATGGTGTCAACGAGTTTGAAGATTTTGACGACATGAGCGATTGA
- the LOC106452292 gene encoding late embryogenesis abundant protein 1, whose amino-acid sequence MASRQDEEFSVRAGQIVGQAHVKRAECKADNTNSSQASSFLQEKGEKVKSMAHDASEAVKNSLGMNTDNKNNNNNNEYKNKNPLDNKNPNNTTCPSMPGHPPANI is encoded by the exons ATGGCGAGCAGACAGGATGAGGAGTTCAGTGTGAGGGCCGGCCAAATCGTGGGCCAAGCACAT GTGAAGAGGGCTGAGTGCAAAGCAGACAACACCAACTCTTCCCAAGCATCAAGCTTTCTCCAGGAG AAAGGAGAGAAAGTGAAGAGCATGGCACATGACGCATCAGAGGCAGTGAAGAACTCATTGGGGATGAACACTgacaacaaaaacaacaacaataacaatgaATATAAGAACAAGAACCCTTTGGACAATAAGAATCCTAACAACACAACCTGTCCAAGCATGCCTGGTCATCCTCCTGCCAATATTTAA
- the LOC106452251 gene encoding sulfite oxidase isoform X2: protein MSPAQCDLSLSLQNVLAYVDLSLHFFSLELSLLLSFHSKATKVLSLTIKSKAKEAFFLVVICKKKEEEDMPGIRGPSEYSQEPPRDPCFKVNAKEPFNAEPPRSALVSSYVTPVHLFYKRNHGPIPIVDHIENYSVAVTGLIDNPKMLFIKDIRSLPKYNVTATLQCAGNRRTAMSKVRNVRGVGWDVSAIAVWGGAKLADVLELLGIPKLTGFTTLGGRHVEFVSVDRCKEENGGPYKASIPLSQATNPDADVLLAYEMNGEILNRDHGFPLRVVVPGVIGARSVKWLDSINLLAEECQGFFMQKDYKMFPPSVNWDNINWSSRRPQMDFPVQSAICSLEDVQMVRPGKVSIKGYAVSGGGRGIERVDISMDGGKSWVEASRTQKPGRDYISEHNSSDKWAWVLFEATFDVSQSTEVIAKAVDSAANVQPENVESVWNLRGVLNTSWHRVLLRLGHSNL, encoded by the exons ATGTCACCAGCCCAATGTGATTTGTCACTTTCTCTCCAAAACGTTTTGGCATATGTCGATCTCTCATTGCACTTCTTTTCACTCgagctctctctccttctctcgtTCCACTCCAAAG CCACCAAAGTCCTTTCTCTGACCATAAAAAGCAAAGCAAAGGAAGCTTTCTTTCTGGTGGttatctgcaaaaaaaaagaagaagaagatatgccTGGGATTCGTGGACCGTCGGAATACTCACAAGAACCACCTCGTGACCCTTGTTTCAAAGTCAACGCAAAG GAGCCTTTCAACGCTGAGCCTCCTCGCTCCGCCTTAGTTTCATCTTACGTCACTCCCGTCCATCTTTTCTACAAGCGAAACCATGGCCCCATTCCCATTGTTGATCACATCGAAAA CTACTCCGTCGCCGTCACCGGATTGATCGATAACCCAAAAATGCTATTCATCAAAGATATCAGGTCCCTGCCCAAGTACAACGTCACTGCTACTCTACAG TGTGCTGGTAACAGAAGAACTGCCATGAGCAAAGTTAGGAATGTTAGAGGGGTTGGATGGGATGTTTCTGCCATTG CTGTCTGGGGCGGGGCCAAACTGGCCGATGTTCTTGAGCTTCTGGGGATCCCAAAGCTCACTGGCTTTACCACTTTAGGTGGCAGGCATGTTGAGTTTGTCAGTGTTGATCGCTGcaag GAGGAGAATGGTGGGCCTTATAAGGCGTCCATCCCTCTTAGCCAAGCCACTAATCCTGACGCCGACGTTCTCCTCGCTTATGAGATGAATGGAGAG ATCCTGAACAGGGATCATGGGTTTCCGTTGAGGGTGGTTGTCCCCGGTGTGATTGGTGCTCGTTCGGTCAAATGGCTTGATTCCATCAATCTACTCGCTGAAGAATGCCAG GGCTTCTTCATGCAAAAAGATTACAAAATGTTCCCACCTTCTGTCAATTGGGACAATATCAACTGGTCCTCAAGGAGACCGCAAATGGATTTCCCTGTTCAG AGTGCAATCTGCTCTTTGGAGGACGTGCAAATGGTGAGGCCTGGAAAG GTAAGCATCAAAGGCTATGCGGTTTCTGGAGGTGGGCGAGGGATCGAGCGAGTGGATATATCCATGGATGGAGGCAAAAGCTGGGTGGAAGCTTCTAGAACACAGAAACCCGGAAGGGATTACATCTCTGAACACAACTCCAGCGACAAATGGGCGTGGGTGCTGTTTGAAGCCACCTTTGATGTCTCCCAGAGTACCGAGGTCATCGCCAAAGCG GTGGATTCGGCGGCCAATGTTCAGCCGGAAAATGTGGAGTCAGTGTGGAACCTAAGAGGGGTGCTCAACACATCGTGGCACCGTGTCTTGCTCCGTCTAGGCCACTCTAACTTGTAG
- the LOC106452251 gene encoding sulfite oxidase isoform X1, translated as MSPAQCDLSLSLQNVLAYVDLSLHFFSLELSLLLSFHSKATKVLSLTIKSKAKEAFFLVVICKKKEEEDMPGIRGPSEYSQEPPRDPCFKVNAKEPFNAEPPRSALVSSYVTPVHLFYKRNHGPIPIVDHIENYSVAVTGLIDNPKMLFIKDIRSLPKYNVTATLQCAGNRRTAMSKVRNVRGVGWDVSAIGNAVWGGAKLADVLELLGIPKLTGFTTLGGRHVEFVSVDRCKEENGGPYKASIPLSQATNPDADVLLAYEMNGEILNRDHGFPLRVVVPGVIGARSVKWLDSINLLAEECQGFFMQKDYKMFPPSVNWDNINWSSRRPQMDFPVQSAICSLEDVQMVRPGKVSIKGYAVSGGGRGIERVDISMDGGKSWVEASRTQKPGRDYISEHNSSDKWAWVLFEATFDVSQSTEVIAKAVDSAANVQPENVESVWNLRGVLNTSWHRVLLRLGHSNL; from the exons ATGTCACCAGCCCAATGTGATTTGTCACTTTCTCTCCAAAACGTTTTGGCATATGTCGATCTCTCATTGCACTTCTTTTCACTCgagctctctctccttctctcgtTCCACTCCAAAG CCACCAAAGTCCTTTCTCTGACCATAAAAAGCAAAGCAAAGGAAGCTTTCTTTCTGGTGGttatctgcaaaaaaaaagaagaagaagatatgccTGGGATTCGTGGACCGTCGGAATACTCACAAGAACCACCTCGTGACCCTTGTTTCAAAGTCAACGCAAAG GAGCCTTTCAACGCTGAGCCTCCTCGCTCCGCCTTAGTTTCATCTTACGTCACTCCCGTCCATCTTTTCTACAAGCGAAACCATGGCCCCATTCCCATTGTTGATCACATCGAAAA CTACTCCGTCGCCGTCACCGGATTGATCGATAACCCAAAAATGCTATTCATCAAAGATATCAGGTCCCTGCCCAAGTACAACGTCACTGCTACTCTACAG TGTGCTGGTAACAGAAGAACTGCCATGAGCAAAGTTAGGAATGTTAGAGGGGTTGGATGGGATGTTTCTGCCATTGGCAacg CTGTCTGGGGCGGGGCCAAACTGGCCGATGTTCTTGAGCTTCTGGGGATCCCAAAGCTCACTGGCTTTACCACTTTAGGTGGCAGGCATGTTGAGTTTGTCAGTGTTGATCGCTGcaag GAGGAGAATGGTGGGCCTTATAAGGCGTCCATCCCTCTTAGCCAAGCCACTAATCCTGACGCCGACGTTCTCCTCGCTTATGAGATGAATGGAGAG ATCCTGAACAGGGATCATGGGTTTCCGTTGAGGGTGGTTGTCCCCGGTGTGATTGGTGCTCGTTCGGTCAAATGGCTTGATTCCATCAATCTACTCGCTGAAGAATGCCAG GGCTTCTTCATGCAAAAAGATTACAAAATGTTCCCACCTTCTGTCAATTGGGACAATATCAACTGGTCCTCAAGGAGACCGCAAATGGATTTCCCTGTTCAG AGTGCAATCTGCTCTTTGGAGGACGTGCAAATGGTGAGGCCTGGAAAG GTAAGCATCAAAGGCTATGCGGTTTCTGGAGGTGGGCGAGGGATCGAGCGAGTGGATATATCCATGGATGGAGGCAAAAGCTGGGTGGAAGCTTCTAGAACACAGAAACCCGGAAGGGATTACATCTCTGAACACAACTCCAGCGACAAATGGGCGTGGGTGCTGTTTGAAGCCACCTTTGATGTCTCCCAGAGTACCGAGGTCATCGCCAAAGCG GTGGATTCGGCGGCCAATGTTCAGCCGGAAAATGTGGAGTCAGTGTGGAACCTAAGAGGGGTGCTCAACACATCGTGGCACCGTGTCTTGCTCCGTCTAGGCCACTCTAACTTGTAG
- the LOC106452271 gene encoding uncharacterized protein At1g15400 — protein MEGLQRSTISFRRQGSSGIVWDDRVIAELNKQANEQKEESQRDEQPKPLSETSELPKQNPSDEKDKLRPIKTGVATVEMCRFNGRGAARHHRTTGRVSPAVEPPSPRLSTCGCCSAFGKKPPGKKNNQRKRPPKRRSR, from the coding sequence ATGGAAGGTCTTCAAAGATCAACCATCTCCTTCCGCCGTCAGGGATCTTCCGGCATAGTCTGGGACGACCGTGTCATCGCCGAACTTAACAAACAGGCCAACGAGCAGAAAGAAGAAAGTCAACGCGACGAACAGCCTAAGCCGCTGTCGGAAACCTCGGAGCTCCCGAAACAGAACCCCAGCGATGAGAAAGACAAGCTCAGGCCGATCAAAACCGGTGTTGCAACAGTCGAGATGTGTCGATTTAACGGCAGAGGAGCCGCACGACACCACAGAACAACCGGAAGAGTGTCTCCTGCGGTGGAGCCGCCGTCTCCGAGGTTGTCGACATGCGGTTGCTGCTCTGCGTTTGGGAAGAAACCGCCGGGGAAGAAGAATAATCAGAGGAAAAGGCCACCGAAGCGCAGATCGAGGTAG